One region of Pseudomonas sp. ABC1 genomic DNA includes:
- a CDS encoding GNAT family N-acetyltransferase has product MNKAIVTLRKLAPADLDAASALCMASFMDAVAPTLHEQGVQTFAHIAAPGAFAERMQGHNLILVHEEDGTLQGLVELKEGRHLAMLFVAPGHQRQGIGGRLLDAILPQVRTEVLTVSASLSSVEAYRRYGFECSGDVAEVSGLVYQPMEKSLSGGNTNDR; this is encoded by the coding sequence ATGAATAAGGCTATCGTCACCCTCCGCAAACTCGCCCCCGCCGACCTCGACGCCGCCAGTGCCCTGTGCATGGCCTCGTTCATGGACGCCGTCGCCCCGACGCTGCATGAACAGGGCGTCCAGACCTTTGCCCATATCGCCGCACCCGGAGCCTTCGCCGAACGTATGCAGGGCCACAACCTGATCCTCGTCCATGAGGAAGACGGCACGTTGCAAGGCCTTGTCGAACTGAAGGAAGGACGGCACCTGGCCATGCTGTTCGTCGCGCCCGGACACCAACGGCAAGGCATCGGTGGCCGCCTGCTCGACGCAATCCTCCCGCAGGTGCGTACCGAGGTACTGACCGTCAGCGCCTCGCTCAGCTCGGTCGAGGCCTACCGGCGCTATGGTTTCGAGTGCTCCGGCGATGTCGCCGAAGTCTCCGGGCTGGTCTACCAGCCAATGGAAAAATCCCTGTCAGGCGGGAACACCAATGACCGATGA
- a CDS encoding response regulator transcription factor: MKILLVDDHAMVRQGCASLLRVLLPEAQVSEARDGEEALLKIQADIPSLVIMDIGLPGISGLETTRRMLVRLPQLPVLFFSMHDELSLVRQAMQAGACGYVTKKASPDVLVEAVRRILAGYPYIEQPLATELACQPQSDASENPRLRGMTQREFEIFVMLAKGMPAKRIAEQLCISGKTVSNYLTMLKSKLQVSSHAELVHLAIDTGVLRVGGSVAG; this comes from the coding sequence ATGAAGATTCTGTTGGTGGACGATCACGCGATGGTGCGGCAAGGCTGTGCGAGCCTGTTGCGCGTGCTGCTGCCCGAGGCCCAGGTCAGCGAGGCGCGGGATGGCGAGGAGGCCTTGCTGAAGATCCAGGCGGACATTCCCAGCCTGGTCATCATGGACATCGGCTTGCCAGGCATCAGCGGCCTGGAGACCACCCGGCGCATGCTGGTGCGCCTGCCGCAATTGCCGGTGCTGTTCTTCAGCATGCACGACGAGTTGTCACTGGTACGCCAGGCCATGCAGGCCGGTGCCTGTGGCTACGTCACCAAGAAGGCTTCGCCGGATGTACTGGTGGAGGCGGTGCGGCGGATTCTGGCGGGGTATCCCTATATCGAACAGCCGCTGGCCACGGAGCTGGCTTGCCAGCCACAGTCGGACGCCAGCGAGAATCCCAGGCTGCGCGGCATGACCCAGCGTGAGTTCGAGATTTTCGTGATGCTGGCCAAGGGAATGCCGGCCAAGCGTATCGCCGAGCAACTGTGCATCAGCGGCAAGACGGTTTCCAACTACCTGACGATGCTCAAGAGCAAGCTGCAGGTCAGCTCCCATGCGGAACTGGTGCACCTGGCCATCGATACGGGGGTCTTGCGGGTGGGGGGAAGCGTGGCGGGGTAG
- a CDS encoding HU family DNA-binding protein has product MNKAELIEAIAESADLPKTTASRVLDAFTDTVTAALQKGDSVALVGFGTFAVKERAARDGRNPQTGATIKIAAAKLPGFKPGKGLKDAVN; this is encoded by the coding sequence GTGAACAAAGCCGAATTGATCGAAGCGATCGCCGAGTCCGCCGACCTGCCGAAGACCACCGCCAGCCGTGTACTGGATGCCTTCACCGACACCGTCACCGCAGCTCTGCAGAAAGGCGACAGCGTAGCCCTGGTCGGTTTCGGTACTTTCGCAGTCAAAGAGCGTGCAGCCCGTGATGGCCGCAACCCGCAGACTGGCGCCACGATCAAGATCGCCGCGGCCAAGCTGCCTGGCTTCAAGCCCGGCAAAGGTCTGAAAGACGCCGTGAACTGA
- a CDS encoding S9 family peptidase, with protein MTKTTFGFGFWPGDWSADQAAAASGDFAELQAGHGGLFWTLFEPTLGACRLWFHRDGQARCLTPAGFSLRSRVYEYGGGALCMTERGVAFVNESDQQLYQQTLEGAPQRVSLREGCRYGDLCFDPQRQALLAVEEEQGDQGVIHRLVSIGLADARRTVVAEGRDFYAGPCLSADGSTLAWIEWQRPEQPWTCTRLCQAQWGAGGWQGAQCLADRTAGGQDVSWQQPRFCREGQLYCMGDADGWWQPWRWTEGNMRPLMADSRFDHAPSPWQLGVVSYLPLGDELLLCRLDQGFGHLILRDGQGRERRLAADFSRFRQLSWDEGFFYCIAAAEDRLPAVLAIERRTGAVRVLAGGAYPVPPERVSRPQALCFESGEGKAHAFFYPPVVAPGLDMGDERPPLVVFLHGGPTSACYPVFDPRIQFWTQRGFAVADLNYRGSSGFGREYRQCLRGQWGVFDVQDAHALRNHLADEGLVDAGRTFIRGGSAGGYTALNALVGNTCFRGAASLYGVSDPLSLRRVTHKFEADYLDWLIGDPQRQAARYRARAPLHNAQRIETPVIFFQGGQDAVVLPEQTASMVVALRARGVPVEYRLYAQERHGFRQAENLADALMCELRFYQALL; from the coding sequence ATGACTAAAACCACATTCGGGTTCGGTTTCTGGCCCGGCGACTGGAGTGCTGACCAGGCGGCTGCCGCCAGTGGCGATTTCGCCGAGTTGCAGGCGGGGCACGGCGGCCTGTTCTGGACCCTGTTCGAACCGACGCTGGGCGCGTGCCGGCTCTGGTTTCATCGCGACGGACAGGCACGTTGCCTGACGCCGGCTGGGTTCTCGCTGCGCAGCCGGGTCTATGAGTACGGGGGCGGCGCTCTGTGCATGACCGAGCGGGGCGTGGCCTTCGTCAACGAGTCTGACCAGCAGCTCTACCAGCAGACGCTGGAGGGCGCGCCGCAGCGGGTATCACTGCGCGAAGGTTGCCGCTATGGCGACCTGTGTTTCGACCCGCAGCGACAGGCCTTGCTGGCGGTCGAGGAAGAACAGGGCGACCAGGGCGTCATCCACCGCCTGGTCAGCATCGGATTGGCCGATGCGCGGCGCACGGTGGTGGCCGAGGGGCGGGATTTCTATGCCGGGCCCTGCCTGTCGGCGGATGGCTCCACGCTCGCCTGGATCGAATGGCAGCGCCCCGAACAGCCTTGGACATGCACGCGTCTGTGCCAGGCGCAGTGGGGGGCAGGCGGCTGGCAGGGCGCGCAGTGCCTGGCTGACAGAACGGCCGGAGGGCAGGACGTGTCCTGGCAGCAGCCGCGTTTCTGCCGTGAGGGGCAGTTGTATTGCATGGGCGATGCCGATGGCTGGTGGCAACCCTGGCGCTGGACGGAAGGCAATATGCGACCGCTGATGGCGGACAGCCGCTTCGACCATGCGCCAAGCCCCTGGCAACTCGGTGTGGTCAGCTACCTGCCACTGGGTGATGAACTGCTGCTGTGCCGTCTCGACCAGGGCTTCGGGCATCTGATCCTGCGGGATGGGCAGGGCAGGGAGCGGCGCCTTGCAGCCGATTTCAGCCGTTTTCGCCAGTTGTCCTGGGACGAAGGCTTCTTTTATTGCATTGCCGCCGCCGAGGACCGCTTGCCGGCCGTGCTCGCCATCGAGCGTCGCACGGGGGCCGTGCGCGTACTGGCGGGCGGAGCGTATCCCGTGCCGCCCGAGCGCGTGTCTCGGCCACAAGCGCTGTGCTTCGAGAGCGGCGAAGGCAAGGCCCATGCGTTCTTCTATCCGCCGGTTGTCGCGCCAGGCCTGGATATGGGGGATGAGCGCCCCCCGCTGGTGGTCTTTCTGCATGGCGGACCGACATCGGCCTGCTACCCGGTATTCGATCCGCGTATCCAGTTCTGGACGCAACGCGGTTTTGCCGTGGCCGACCTGAACTACCGGGGCAGCAGCGGTTTCGGGCGCGAGTACCGCCAGTGCCTGCGGGGTCAGTGGGGCGTGTTCGACGTGCAGGATGCCCATGCATTGCGCAACCATTTGGCTGATGAGGGGCTGGTCGATGCCGGACGGACATTCATTCGCGGTGGCAGCGCTGGAGGCTATACAGCCCTGAATGCGTTGGTGGGGAACACCTGTTTCCGTGGCGCTGCGAGCCTCTATGGCGTCAGCGATCCACTCAGCCTGCGGCGCGTCACGCACAAGTTCGAGGCCGACTATCTCGACTGGCTGATCGGCGATCCGCAACGCCAGGCCGCTCGCTACAGGGCGCGTGCGCCCTTGCACAATGCGCAACGGATCGAGACGCCGGTGATTTTCTTCCAGGGTGGGCAGGATGCCGTGGTGCTACCGGAGCAGACTGCCTCGATGGTGGTGGCCCTGCGCGCCAGGGGTGTGCCGGTCGAGTACCGGTTGTATGCGCAGGAACGACATGGCTTTCGCCAGGCGGAAAACCTCGCCGATGCGCTTATGTGCGAGCTGCGCTTCTACCAGGCGCTGCTGTGA
- a CDS encoding DUF5629 family protein — protein MTDNASLYLLDQLEQADMLEIDGLHAFDFQLDDDLLDQADAAAEAGQPFASDVIALRIDCQDGRERRHWEFSYNALMEAQYQPESDTWQLEGSSLKCLSAIGVSAEDE, from the coding sequence ATGACCGATAACGCCTCGCTTTACCTGCTCGACCAACTGGAGCAGGCCGATATGCTGGAGATCGACGGCCTGCACGCCTTCGACTTCCAGCTCGACGACGACCTGCTCGACCAGGCCGATGCCGCCGCCGAGGCTGGCCAACCCTTCGCCAGCGACGTCATCGCGCTGCGTATCGACTGCCAGGATGGCCGCGAACGCCGGCACTGGGAATTCAGCTACAACGCCCTGATGGAGGCGCAGTACCAGCCGGAAAGCGACACCTGGCAACTGGAAGGCAGCTCGCTCAAATGCCTGTCGGCCATCGGTGTCAGCGCCGAGGATGAATAA
- a CDS encoding DUF1801 domain-containing protein, protein MTDERIETLLEDIRLLDEERFQMAQALRQRILALSPTIREEVKYGGLLFSVDKPFCGIFSYARHLSIEFSAGAALQDEHGLLEGQGKLRRHIKLSSLQDMRDKPVGAYLEQAFRHCAAP, encoded by the coding sequence ATGACCGATGAACGCATCGAGACGCTGCTGGAAGACATCCGTCTGCTCGACGAGGAACGCTTCCAGATGGCCCAGGCACTTCGGCAGAGGATCCTGGCGCTCTCTCCCACCATCCGCGAGGAAGTGAAGTACGGCGGCCTGCTGTTTTCCGTGGACAAGCCCTTCTGCGGCATTTTTTCCTATGCGCGCCACCTGTCCATCGAGTTCAGCGCGGGCGCGGCGCTACAGGACGAACACGGCCTGCTGGAAGGCCAGGGCAAGCTACGTCGCCATATCAAGCTGTCGTCACTGCAAGACATGCGTGACAAACCCGTTGGCGCTTACCTGGAACAGGCGTTCCGGCACTGCGCAGCCCCATGA
- a CDS encoding PQQ-dependent catabolism-associated CXXCW motif protein gives MGQILLLPLLVVALLLGNAQAGEELPLFNAEGYRQEHYRSPTPEQAPGAVTVDTAALRQLLERQPDAVLIDVFRSTWRFGQFIEDQPHSNLPDSIWLANTGDGALAPDWERYFTRNLERLSQNRKDAPIVFYCRSDCWLGWNATRRAQAMGYTQLYWYRDGIDGWQQAGLPLHDATPEPFAAP, from the coding sequence ATGGGACAGATACTGTTGTTACCCCTGCTGGTCGTGGCTCTGCTGCTGGGCAACGCGCAGGCCGGCGAAGAGCTGCCCCTGTTCAATGCCGAAGGCTACCGCCAGGAGCACTACCGGAGCCCGACGCCCGAGCAGGCGCCCGGGGCCGTGACGGTCGACACCGCCGCCCTGCGCCAGCTACTCGAACGCCAGCCAGACGCCGTACTGATCGATGTGTTCCGCAGCACCTGGCGCTTCGGGCAATTCATCGAAGACCAGCCCCACAGCAACCTGCCCGACAGCATCTGGCTGGCCAATACCGGGGATGGCGCGCTGGCGCCTGACTGGGAAAGATATTTCACCCGCAACCTGGAAAGACTCAGCCAGAATCGCAAGGATGCCCCGATCGTGTTCTATTGCCGCTCCGACTGCTGGCTGGGCTGGAATGCCACGCGGCGCGCACAGGCCATGGGTTATACGCAGCTGTACTGGTATCGCGACGGCATCGACGGCTGGCAGCAGGCCGGCCTGCCCCTGCATGACGCCACACCGGAGCCTTTCGCGGCGCCTTGA